In Eucalyptus grandis isolate ANBG69807.140 chromosome 4, ASM1654582v1, whole genome shotgun sequence, the following proteins share a genomic window:
- the LOC104441988 gene encoding S-norcoclaurine synthase 1, translating into METEVLHRSDLGGSVPVENVQALASKGLKEVPPRYLRTTSELSEVWETESLEIPVIDINKLAEDHPDHSDEIEKFHLACKEWGFFQLINHGISEEFIHQLKTETEEFFKLPLEEKKNYDQLPNSIEGYGQAFVVSEDQKLDWGDMLFLLAQPASQRNLRFWPKNPASFRATLDSYSSELVRILPFLLRAMAKNLGVSPDVLASMFEEGTQGIRLNFYPPCKQANEVMGLTPHSDATGLTLLTQLNDVDGLQIKKSGKWLPIKPLPRAFIVNVGDVIEIMSNGQYKSIEHRGVVHPEKERFSIAAFHSPNMQAKIGPLPDLAGKSGAQYKTSTHEDYVRTVVASKLDGKSLLDQFRLSDA; encoded by the exons ATGGAGACCGAGGTGCTTCACAGGAGTGACCTTGGTGGTTCCGTCCCTGTCGAAAATGTCCAAGCTCTCGCATCCAAGGGCCTGAAGGAGGTTCCACCTCGCTATCTCAGGACCACATCTGAACTCAGCGAAGTCTGGGAGACAGAGTCACTTGAGATTCCTGTCATAGACATAAACAAACTTGCTGAGGATCACCCTGACCACAGTGACGAAATCGAGAAGTTCCATTTGGCTTGCAAGGAATGGGGCTTCTTCCAG TTGATAAACCACGGCATATCGGAAGAGTTCATTCATCAACTGAAGACAGAAACAGAGGAGTTCTTTAAGCTGCCattagaagagaagaagaattaCGATCAACTACCTAACTCCATCGAAGGCTACGGCCAAGCTTTTGTTGTGTCAGAAGACCAGAAACTTGACTGGGGTGACATGCTCTTCCTTTTAGCACAACCTGCTTCCCAGAGAAACCTCAGGTTTTGGCCAAAGAACCCTGCCTCTTTCAG AGCAACCCTGGACAGTTACTCTTCAGAGTTAGTGCGGATTTTGCCTTTCCTCCTGAGAGCTATGGCCAAGAACTTAGGAGTTTCTCCGGATGTGCTTGCAAGCATGTTTGAAGAGGGAACACAAGGGATAAGACTAAACTTCTATCCACCATGCAAGCAAGCAAACGAGGTCATGGGTCTGACGCCACACTCTGATGCCACCGGACTAACCCTGCTAACTCAATTGAACGATGTAGACGGATTGCAAATTAAGAAAAGTGGTAAATGGCTACCTATTAAACCTCTTCCCAGGGCATTCATCGTCAACGTAGGCGATGTCATTGAG ATAATGAGCAATGGACAGTACAAGAGCATAGAGCATAGAGGAGTGGTGCATCCAGAAAAGGAACGCTTCTCAATAGCTGCATTTCACAGTCCAAACATGCAAGCCAAAATCGGTCCATTGCCAGATCTTGCTGGAAAGAGCGGTGCACAGTACAAAACATCAACTCATGAGGATTATGTCAGGACAGTTGTTGCAAGCAAACTTGACGGTAAAAGCTTGTTGGACCAATTCAGACTTAGTGATGCATGA